In the genome of Arachis stenosperma cultivar V10309 chromosome 6, arast.V10309.gnm1.PFL2, whole genome shotgun sequence, the window TCATCTTCAGGGCCTCCTTGGGTAAATGACTAATCGGACGTCATTGCCTCGAGATTCAACCTAGAGAAGTGGTCTGGGCGATCATACGGTTGCAAAATAGCGGGTTGTGTCAGGGCAATTTGTGTGTCACCGTAAAAGTTCATCTCTTATTCATCGTCACCATCATCAGGAATTTCGGCTGGTTCTTCTTCGGCATCGTCTCCATCATCGGGGTTAGCTTCATACTGATCCATCATCGGATCCCTCACAGCGGAACCATCGTGACTTTCAATGCCGTCATCCAACTCAGTATTGTCCACTTCAACATTAGACCCTTCTTGACTACCTTCAGGAGCCATATTCAGATCCACCATTGTCCGCCTGATATTTCGTCTTACAGCCCCACTCAACGGACTTTCGTCGACAGTATCCGCAGACGATCCTCGGCCACCCAAATCGACGAGGAACACAGCTAACTCCAACAGATGAACATTTGCCCAGTGATTGTGCTAAGACCATATAAGACGTACGTCTTCGTCATCGCGCAAACGATACCTGATTCAAAATAACATAACGTTTTTATCACAAGCGTTTTCACACAAATATACCAATAGCATAAACAACACAGCTGTGACATACCTTTTATAAATTAAGGTACCATCTATTTCGGTTGGATATCTGTAGTAGATTTTCTTCACCTTCTTTGTCTCTTGCATCCCAACGAAAAGTAATACCAGATTCTTTAACAGTTTTAAACAATTGATTTCTGCTGTCAAATGGGTAAATATTGGTTGGTTCGATCTAAAAACGATAGAACCTTCTTTATCATACACTATTTCTGCATCGTAATGAATGGATAATAGTAAATTTCTTGTCATTGTAAAAAAATTGAGATATTCAACAACCTAAATGATTGTCGAGAACAAATTTTGATACTCAACTTCGTTGTGTTATGGTCATTTTATGGGGAAACTTCGCATAGAGTTCACCGGGAGGgactatataatatatattgagtTCGCCGGGGGTTAAGGCGAACTCCAAGAAAATCATAGAGTTTGCcgtaaattactaaaaaaaacgTGCATTCCTGTAAATAAAGATCAAAACTGGGTTTCcagaaaataattatttttaataatttataacgGAAAAAAATTCTCATCCACATGCACAAAGctaagttaataataataataaaggttgagatatagtaaaaataaaatggaCGGGAGACTGTTATGTCTGACAGAAAAAAATGTTAGAGATtgatctgtgtattaattttttttgggactaaaatgtcaatttttaaaattcttggGGACTAATTTGGATAATTATTCTGCCGAAAAATAAATTGTAAACTGATTTGTCTGCTGgaataaaattttagaaattaatctgtgtattaattttttttagaactaaaatatctatttttaaaatctttagaaattaatttgagtaattattcttttataatCTATTTTATCCGTATTAATTACAAATTTGACTTTTCTCCCAATTaatgtttaattttataattttaacgTATACGTATTAATTACAAATTTGACTAgcatagtttttagtatttaCTCTTTTGACTTTTTTTTCCCGGTTATATGCACGTCCTCGTGGTCTTTCTCCTCTTCTATATAAACTATCCTCCCCTTGATCATTTTCACATATTTCTTCATCTAATGTTAGTTCATCTACTAAAAATGACTTCAAAATATTCAATAGtcattttaggatttttaacTTTGGTTGTTATTGTTCCTTCAAAAATAGTTGTCAGTGATTTTTCTGATATTTTCTCTGGCTATAAAGTAAATGATCAATTTGCGCATTGCTGTAtgtgattttttattaataatttattaacaaTATATAGATACagattaattattaataaatagtCACATACAGCAATGCGCAAATTGATCACCTGCTTTATAACCAGAGAAAGTATCAGAAAAATCACTGACAACTATTTTTGGCAACTATCTTTAAAGGAATAATAACAACTAAAGTTAAGAATCCTAATAGATAtgtttaaaatgaaaaaaataattatgtgCTTATTAAATGTGTTACGTTTATATAGATCattaaacaaaactaaaatttaattcaaacATTAAGAACTAATATAATTCTTTATtccaaataaaaattattaaaataaatttaatgtaTCAGTATTCCAAAACATACCTTAATCAGTATTCCAAAACACACCTTATACATAAAGTAGTTAGTAAATAACCAATAGATATGCGATGACGCGTGTCCTTTTTTTTTGGGGGAAACTCACATAAAGATGGCCgaaataactttttttaaagTTGCTGACGTGTCATTCTATGATTGGTGTTTTATAAAACCggttaataaaatttatttttaaaccAGATGCTTAAAATCCGGTTCGACCCAGCTGGTTTGAATAAACCGATCCGAGTCTTTTCCTTTTTTGCCCTTTTCTTCAATCTCCCAAAGGATGCCGTTTCATAATCCCTTCTCCTCCCTTAACCTCACTTTCATAGAAGTTCCCTCATCTCTCATATCTCATCGACCCAAGTTTTCTCCTTCTATCAGCATCATCCGACAAGCTCGTCGTCGGTCTCCTCCAGTTTCCGATCTCGCGTGCCTTCCTCGCCCTCGTTGTCACTGGCGGCAGTAGCAGCAGCTCCCCGACCTGGACGTCATCGCTGCTCCGTCTCTTGTCGCTGCCTCGCAATCAGTTTCGTGCCGTCATTGCGCCTGTCGACGTCGAGACAGAAGCAGCAGGTCCCCGACTTCCTCCTCGCCTTCAGCAACTCCTCGGCCTCCTTCGCACAACCTGGTCCCAATCTGGTGAGttttcaacaaattttcctcTTCGTCTGTTTTGTGTTTGGTTgttgtgtttgattttttttgtcaaaaataatcACATTGAGTGAAGATACCAATATCGGCACATGGGTATTCATAAAAAGATGAActgtatgaatgattgaagccAAAATTGggatttttactattttattaataattgtataattgggatcaaacaaaattaaatgGGTTATGCAAAAAACTggtaactaaaattaaaatggattttgaaataagaagTAGCGAATTTAAAGTGTTAGAAAGATGCCAATCATACACAGAActcacagaagaagaagaacaagaagaactTGGAGGTGTAGTAGCACTAGTAGTGTTCCAATCACTATCACTCTTGTCATGATCAGCATTATTCTTTTGAATGCTTGGTTGTTGAAGCATTATCACCTCTTTTGTGTCCCTTAATTCTAAGTTCTTATTAGGTGCAGTAGATCGAGTAGGTGCTCTTCTCTTGGAAGCTTTTAATGCAGCAATTGTCAATGGTGGGAGGGAAGGAGGAATAATCATTCAAAGATTTCATGAAGCAATAAATTTTACTCCTGATCCAATGTGAGTTCTAATAGTTCTTTATCTCATTGTATGTTCTTCCTGGTAAATGCCCTGCTATTACTGACCACCTACATTTATTACATACCAAACAAAACATCATCAAAATAGAATTAACTATTTCCCACTCAGATACAAGAAACTACTTTGGTAAATTATGATTTATTCATTTCTTTAAAACTGTAAACACATGCTAATTTGCATATCCTCTTGCATTAACATTAGCTTATGCTGGTTGGTTATTATTAAGTTATTAACTTACAACTGAGAAAAATTTAACTTTGGaaaaattatcattttattttcagttttgattaatttaatGTTTCATATTAGTCTTATCTAGGAATATAATTGATGTTTCTTTTCCACTATATCAGATTCCTTCTATATGTGTAGTGCTAGCTTCTATGGATTCACTCAAAGCTAGCTAATTAAGCATATCACTATTATATTCGTGTATCATCAGACTAAACTGTTACAATAAACTGTTATGATAGTAATTTTTCATGCATGTTTTGAACAGCaatgataatataaaataattaaggAAAGGGAATAGAAAACTAGTAGAAGTAGTATTGTAATTAAAGGGCGAAAATTCAGGAAAAGTTATCTTTACGTATTAAATAACAATTTAATTAAACATATCAACTTGTGATTAGAGAGAggcaacatatatatatatatatatatatatatattaccaAGAACAGCATGCAACTTGACAATGATCTCTTCCTCTTGGGGAGTGATGTTGCCTCTCTTGACATCTGATCTGAGGTAGTTTATCCATCTGAGTCTGCAACTCTTAGCACACCTTAAGAGTCCAGCATTCTTGGGCAACGACCTCCATGAACCCTCCCCATGTTCTTCTATGTATTGAGTCAATATCCTATCTTCTTCAGTTGTCCATCTTCCTCTCTTCAACCCCACTTTCTCACAGCATGGAGCTCTTCCCATCGTTGATGATGATATGCTAACAACACCTACCAATAGAATGATGATAGTAGTTGCTTCATGCAAATGCAatgaaactatatatatataggtagATACCAAATTATTTTGAACATAAGAAGAAAATATTTGGTTTTTGGTTATCTTTCTTTTAAGAGCATAATATATACCATGGAACTTCAGCTTGGACCTTTGGGTTACTGAAAATTTCGACAGCTTTATGTCTCTTGTTTGTAGGGAAAGGCTCACCCTGTGGTGTGTAGGAATCGCAAATTAcctatgcaagaaaaagattaTATTGAATCACACTAACTTCATAATATTTGTGGTGTAACAGTTAACAATTCCTCTTTGTATGTTGTGTTTTCTCTCATTAACTTGGttttaatttatcaatttttGATTTAAAGTTTGAGTTGCATACAAAGCTCTTGTTAACTTCCATTTTAgtctatttttttagtttaggtTAAGATGTCTTATGAAGCTATCTCCTACTTCTACCTATTTTTGTTTatgcaaaaaattttcaattttttacaTATATAGAATTAGAAAGAAAACGAGTTTGGGTGCAATGGATGTTGATTCGGAGCCACTCAATTCACAAGAGAACGTTGAAGATTGCTTGATGACCGGTGTGGaagagaatgtaaattgcaCTTGTGATTGCGGTGGCAGCAGTAGCAAGTGTGTTGTTGTGACGGCCGATGATATTATAAACCAGACATTTGAAACATCAGATGCAGCTTATAACTTGTATGTGCGTTATGCAAGGTGTGTCGGGTTCGGAGTTTGCAAGGGTGATATAGCACGTGGAAAAGATGGAACACAACGCAGAAGGCGATTTTTTTGCAACAAGGAAGGAAAGAGAGCCGATAAATACATCTCTAATTTGAACAGGAAAAGGGAGCATAAAGCGCTAACTCGTACGGGTTGTGAAGCCATGCTTGCGGTGTACTTTGACGCCAAAACTTCAGCTTGGAGAGTTAAAAAATTAGTTGAGAAGCACAACCACGATCTTGTCCCCCAATGCTTGGTACACTTAATTCCAAACCACCGTGGGATGAATGAGGCTCAAAAAGCTCAGGCAAACACCATGCACGATAATGGTCTTCCAAGCTCTAAGATAATGGGACTAATGGTAGGCCAAGCTGGGGGTTATGCTAATGTCGGGTTCACAAAGAAGGATCTGAATAACCACATTGAAAGAACTCGTCGTGCAAAGCTCATTGGTGGGGATTCTAATGCAACAATTAGCTATCTACTTGGAAAAGCCGATGTTGACCCCATGGCCATTGCAAGGTACAGTGCTACTGATGAAAGTCGGCTGGCGAATCTATTTTGGGCAGATGGCATTTGTAGGGCGGATTATCAGTGCTTTGGAGATGTGCTTGCATTTGATACAACCTATCGGAAAAATAAGTACAGAAGACCGTTGGTTATCTTCTCGGGTTGTAACCATCACCGTCAAACATGCATATTTGGCTTTGCCTTGATAGAGAACGAACAAACAGCAACATATACGTGGTTGTTGCAAAACTTCTTAGATGTCATGCTGAACAAGTCTCCTAGTGTTGTGGTCACAGATGGTGATGAGGCAATGAAGGCAGCAATTCAAGAAATCTTTCCAAATGCAACTCACCGATTATGTGGTTGGCACATTCAGAGAAATGTAACAGCAAACATAAAAAGCAAAGGTTTTTCTGATGACTTCAGAAGATGTTTGTATGCTCCATGACATCCGAATGAATTTGAAGGATATTGGGagaatatgataaaaaaatatgggTTGGAGGAAAATGAATGAGTACTAGATGAGTATCAAAAGAGGAAAAGCTGGGCAAGCGCCTACTTGCGAGATAAATTCTGTGCTGGATTTAGAACAACATCAAGGTGTGAAGGGATAAACAACTTCATCAAGAGGTTTATTGGCATTCGTCAAAGTCTTTTAGAGCTAGTCCAGAATCTTGAACATGCTCTCAGGGATTATAGACATAACGAATTAGTTTCTCAATTTAAGACGGTCTACGGAGAGCCTGTGTTAACAACTCGCTTAGCTGCATTGGAGCTTTGTGCTGCAAATTTTTACACACGGGAGATGTTTGGcaaagtaaaaacagaaattGAAGGAGTGGCTGCATTAGATGTTATAAATGAGGAAAATATATCAACTACTGTTGTTTTAAAAGTTAAGGAGTATGACAGAGGGCAACATATATACACCGTACTTTATGAGCGCAACACCGAGAATATGGAGTGTGAATGTAGTAGGTGGAGTAGTGAAGGCATTCCCTGTAGCCACATGTTTTGTGCCATGAAAAGGCTAGGTTTACAGAAGTTGCCAGAAAGTCTTCTTTTGAGAAGATGGTCCAAGAATGCCAAAAAGTATCCGGATGAAAGTTCAGCTGGAAGCACTGTGCAAGATGGAGAAAGAGATTTTTTAATGCGCTATGGCGCATTGTCAGTGGCAGCTACGTGGATGGTATTCTTAGGAGCTCAAGATGGTCCTTCTTTCCATGACACTATGAATGAAGTCTCTCGTTTGACCAAAACACTAGAGCAAAAGTCGTGTTTGAAAAGAGGAACAAGAGATTCTCCCATGCCGAACTTTGTTGGTGACCCTTCAGTTGTCAAGACAAAAGGTGCACCAAAGGGAAAAAAAGAGAGTAGAAAACGGAGGTGCACTAAATGCAACAATGCTGGTCATGTAAAGAAGAATTGTCCTGTGAAGAATGAGGGTGACAATTTGGGTGATAAGATTAGTGGTGGCACACAGGCTAGCTTTGGTGCAGAAGAGGTCAGTCAAATTCAAAATGGCATTATGCTTTACTTGAATTAAAATAACCTGTTAAATTTTATGTCGTAGTTATACTTGATAGCAAGTTTGAGTTTATGCCTTCTTTTGTCACAGGAGCTTCCCAAAGACCCTATGGCTTCTCAAGGGATGCAAGCTAGCTTCGGTATAAAAGAGGTTAGTAAGATAATATATTACATTAGTGGTTACACGAATTAAAATAAACTGGTAAATTTTATGCTGTAGTTATACTTGATAGAAATTTTGACTGCATGTATCATTTTTTCTTAGGAGCTTTTCAAGGACCCTATGACTTCTCAAGATACAGCAGCAGTGCCAAATATAGAAGTAAATGCATCTGTGCAGTTTGGGTTTGGGCTAGGTGACTCAGAATTGATTAATAGCCATGGGGCTCCCATCCCACCATATGGAAGTAATCAGTGGCTATTACAGGTATCAATAATAAGAGAAGAATTATTGCATTGTTATAACTTAgattagtaaatttttttctatttgatATCCATTATGATTCGCtgaattcctttctttttctctcaaATTTGTTTGTGCTGTGGCGAACAGGTTGTACAACAAGGACAATATCCGAAGTTCAATGGGATCCAGTAGTGCATTGAGGTTGATATATGATGGGGACTGCTAGACTGTGTATCAAAGAAAAACCAGTAGCAATTTAATGTTTGGTTGTACTccatgaaaattttttatttcttgaaTCATTGTCTGAGCATTTTAGGCAATTTAATACCTTCTGAAATAGGTGCAGTAACAGATTGTTAAACtgatttattttcttttttactttCCAATTGTCATGACAGGTGTATTGTCTTAGTTGGCTATGAATATTTCAATAACAGATTAAATATGTGGTTTATTTACTGGATGAAATAGCATTATGTGGTTTATTTATATAGGTGGTGTGACTCTATCAATGCTTATGCTAATTTATTTAAGGCTATTTCATCTTGTATTTTGTTTCTCATTTCTACATTTTATAAATTGGTGTTTTTTCTTGTCTGTATATTCTAGGCCAAAATTGTTTGCTTTTTGTCTAAAAAAGATTGGTTTTTATTCCTTATATTCTTCCTCCTTGCTATGGAATGAGAAAACTTGGACACTATCACAAGTGTGTTGCCTTGCTCTTTATTTTGATATTCTATTCTATGAAGATTTATGTTCTGTTCTGTGAAAGAAAATGCATAGAAATTTAGTTGTTAACCCTTTTGAAAATTGAAGCCTCTTGTGTTCTTTGCTTTTTCTACTTAAGTTTAGTTTTCCAATGCATAGTTTATGGATTAAATTAATGTCAGGAGCCTCAGAGTTTGATTATGTCAATGTGATTCTTGAGGAGGGACCAGTCATCCTacatattttttagtatattctaTCACTTGGTTTCACATGTTAGTAAATTCCATGTGGAGAGAAGCTTTCATGAAGGCATATAAGGCCATGGACAAAGAGTTGAGGTCTCATCCGAATCTGGATTGTTTCTGTAGTGGGAGCACAGCTGTAACCATAGTAAAGCAGGTAGCAGCTCAATGAGTAGTGCATTCAATTGCTGCATATACTTCATTGCTTCTTTTCACTGACATTTCTATGTTGTTCACTTTTCAGGGATCAATTCTGTTCATGAGCAACATAGGGGAGAGGATTCCTTTCATCAGGAACAAAGTTACTTGAGAATTTATCTGAGGGTGACTTCAGACAGGTTTGTGTTAACACAAGTTAGTGCTAATTACTTGAGCATTTTCATAATTAAGTGTACCTTGgcattttttacaatttttcatTAGTTCAAACTTTAATCATGAACTCACTATTATTTTCTGTATTGATTTTCCTTTAGTTATATACTTGGCATTATTTCATATAATAATGATGATTGCTAACTGAACACATTAAACAGAATACAGTTTTCTTGATCAACAAAGTTAAACTAGTAAAGTAGCTTGGTTAATCTTATGTGTTCTGTTACAGAATCTGCCTAGATTCCAACCTGAGAATCTGGAGAAGAACAAGACTATATTCGAGAGGGTTAATGAAATGGCCACGAAGAAGGGATGCACTCCATCTCAGCTTGCATTGGCATGGGTTCACCACCAAGGAAATGATGTCTGCCCCATTCCTGGAACCACCAAAGTTGACAATTTTAACCAACACATTGCTGCTTTATCTGTGAAACTTGAACCACAAGAAATGGCAGAACTCGAGTCCTTTGCTGCCATGGACACTGTCAAGGGTGATAGATACGCCGGCGATCTAAGTACCTGGAAGAACTCTGATACTCCACCACTCTCTTCTTGGAAAGatgtttaattttcttgctgttgatttgttcttttaattaattaagtggttTGAAGTTTGAATTCTGTTGCAGATAACTTGATGTGTGTGTTTCTATGTCTAAATAAACATAAGGCTTATACTATTAATCTTTGACTAAGGTGGAAGCAAAGT includes:
- the LOC130935193 gene encoding protein FAR1-RELATED SEQUENCE 9-like, producing the protein MFGKVKTEIEGVAALDVINEENISTTVVLKVKEYDRGQHIYTVLYERNTENMECECSRWSSEGIPCSHMFCAMKRLGLQKLPESLLLRRWSKNAKKYPDESSAGSTVQDGERDFLMRYGALSVAATWMVFLGAQDGPSFHDTMNEVSRLTKTLEQKSCLKRGTRDSPMPNFVGDPSVVKTKGAPKGKKESRKRRCTKCNNAGHVKKNCPVKNEGDNLGDKISGGTQASFGAEEELPKDPMASQGMQASFGIKEELFKDPMTSQDTAAVPNIEVNASVQFGFGLGDSELINSHGAPIPPYGSNQWLLQVVQQGQYPKFNGIQ
- the LOC130935192 gene encoding protein FAR1-RELATED SEQUENCE 5-like, coding for MDVDSEPLNSQENVEDCLMTGVEENVNCTCDCGGSSSKCVVVTADDIINQTFETSDAAYNLYVRYARCVGFGVCKGDIARGKDGTQRRRRFFCNKEGKRADKYISNLNRKREHKALTRTGCEAMLAVYFDAKTSAWRVKKLVEKHNHDLVPQCLVHLIPNHRGMNEAQKAQANTMHDNGLPSSKIMGLMVGQAGGYANVGFTKKDLNNHIERTRRAKLIGGDSNATISYLLGKADVDPMAIARYSATDESRLANLFWADGICRADYQCFGDVLAFDTTYRKNKYRRPLVIFSGCNHHRQTCIFGFALIENEQTATYTWLLQNFLDVMLNKSPSVVVTDGDEAMKAAIQEIFPNATHRLCGWHIQRNVTANIKSKGFSDDFRRCLYAP